The following proteins are encoded in a genomic region of Amycolatopsis sulphurea:
- a CDS encoding helix-turn-helix domain-containing protein, with product MSDSNDLGRRIREIRSWRQLNLRTAADLAGISYSYLGQLERGERPVNNRQVLEALANALRVSPAELTDAPHVPGKQPDSQTHAALDAVEAALSEWLPGEIPDTPGRPWRQTVSDLDTLTHVLRPKSDYAGQVALLPSLITDLLHHAHGRHRDRALEGLMTAYYATGNVSGRLGRRQLSYLAGERVRASAELLDDREWLGVATWVRAQFLSSTSRQRQYKLALDAVDAPGARLESRGMGHLTAAMSAAARGDTDTAREHLDDAGKMADRVQVADSWGLATLNFTRANVGIWRVAIGTELGDGGKVAEVGRKVKWWSLPLSRQGAFWMDLGRGLMQDRRSREDGLRAILKAEALTPQQVRNNVFVREVVSDQLRRAQRDAGGRELRGLAWRMGVAPVG from the coding sequence ATGTCTGATTCGAATGACCTCGGCCGCCGGATCCGCGAGATCCGTTCATGGCGACAGCTGAACTTGCGCACCGCCGCCGACCTCGCCGGGATCTCCTACAGCTACCTCGGCCAGCTGGAGCGGGGCGAGCGGCCGGTCAACAACCGGCAAGTGCTCGAAGCACTCGCGAATGCTCTGCGTGTCTCTCCCGCTGAACTGACCGACGCGCCCCACGTCCCCGGGAAGCAACCGGACAGCCAGACCCACGCTGCACTCGATGCGGTAGAGGCGGCGCTGAGTGAGTGGCTTCCCGGCGAGATCCCTGATACGCCGGGTAGACCGTGGCGTCAGACGGTGTCCGACCTCGACACCCTGACGCATGTCCTGCGCCCGAAGTCCGACTACGCGGGCCAAGTCGCACTCCTTCCCTCGTTGATCACCGATCTCCTTCACCATGCTCACGGCCGACACCGGGATCGAGCGCTTGAAGGATTGATGACCGCCTACTACGCCACCGGCAACGTCTCCGGCCGCCTTGGACGGCGGCAACTGTCGTACCTGGCAGGCGAGCGTGTCCGCGCCAGCGCCGAGCTACTGGACGACCGCGAGTGGCTTGGGGTGGCCACGTGGGTCCGCGCTCAGTTTCTCAGCTCCACGTCCCGGCAACGTCAGTACAAGCTCGCGCTCGACGCTGTAGACGCTCCCGGTGCCCGGCTGGAATCACGGGGCATGGGGCACCTCACGGCAGCCATGTCGGCCGCTGCTCGCGGGGACACCGACACGGCCAGAGAGCATCTCGACGACGCCGGGAAGATGGCTGACCGGGTACAGGTTGCCGACTCGTGGGGGCTGGCCACCTTGAACTTCACCCGGGCCAACGTAGGAATCTGGCGTGTCGCTATCGGCACGGAGTTGGGAGACGGGGGCAAGGTCGCGGAGGTGGGCCGGAAGGTCAAGTGGTGGTCGCTACCCCTGTCCCGCCAGGGAGCGTTCTGGATGGATCTCGGGCGGGGCTTGATGCAGGACCGCCGAAGCCGGGAAGACGGCCTACGCGCGATCTTGAAGGCTGAGGCCTTAACCCCGCAGCAAGTGCGGAACAACGTGTTCGTGCGTGAGGTTGTATCGGACCAGCTTCGCCGTGCCCAGCGTGACGCTGGCGGGCGGGAGCTTCGCGGGCTCGCATGGCGCATGGGGGTTGCACCTGTCGGGTGA
- a CDS encoding helix-turn-helix domain-containing protein, which yields MKTNDRGVFRNRLLGIALRTARKDAHFGVRELARRVGVNPALLSNWELGERTPKREDVAGILGALGVVGTEKQRILHLARLTGPGLILPGNLSNRDHLAALRDCETLSTTIRTWHPLRIPDLLQIPDYTMAVLAAQGFSPADSQELAALRTESGNIIHGPHSTPITAYIGASALTNLVGSPAIMCRQLDMLVVPSTGTTVRVVPDDTDEHPGRSGPFTLYDTRAATVAYIAHHNGGTFLPDDRHEFHAVINRLDKIAKTPIESAMIIGGIAAKYTRSEHSPGDG from the coding sequence ATGAAAACCAACGACCGGGGTGTGTTCCGGAACCGGTTACTGGGCATCGCCCTGCGCACAGCCCGGAAGGACGCGCACTTCGGGGTCCGGGAACTGGCCCGCAGGGTCGGGGTCAACCCGGCCCTGCTGTCGAACTGGGAGCTCGGCGAACGCACACCAAAACGGGAAGACGTTGCCGGGATCCTCGGCGCACTCGGGGTCGTCGGCACGGAGAAACAGCGGATCCTGCACCTGGCCCGCCTCACCGGCCCCGGCTTGATCCTTCCCGGCAACCTCAGCAACCGAGACCACCTCGCCGCGCTGAGAGACTGCGAAACACTATCCACGACCATCCGAACATGGCACCCCCTGCGGATCCCCGATCTCCTGCAAATCCCCGACTACACCATGGCAGTACTCGCCGCGCAGGGTTTCAGCCCCGCCGACAGCCAGGAGCTCGCGGCGCTGCGCACTGAAAGCGGCAACATCATCCACGGCCCACACTCCACCCCGATCACCGCGTACATCGGCGCCTCAGCCCTCACCAACCTCGTCGGCTCACCGGCGATCATGTGCCGCCAACTCGATATGCTCGTCGTCCCCTCGACCGGAACCACGGTGCGCGTCGTGCCAGACGACACCGACGAACACCCGGGCCGATCCGGCCCCTTCACCCTCTACGACACGCGCGCCGCGACCGTCGCCTACATCGCCCACCACAACGGCGGAACCTTCCTCCCCGACGATCGCCACGAATTCCACGCGGTCATCAATCGACTCGACAAAATCGCGAAAACACCCATTGAATCCGCAATGATAATCGGCGGAATCGCCGCAAAATACACCCGCAGTGAACACTCTCCCGGAGACGGCTAG
- a CDS encoding phospholipase A2 yields the protein MSEKHSGSSPRWYGVAVAALVAAFLSLGFGATAQATPDTSQTAQTQLTKDYCGGSGISKWVPDRWFKAEFSDSCAKHDRCYSRASSTDRLVCDKNLLQDLRGACAQAYPSGLKGATCRGVARTYYEAVRKFAKGHYHGSGNPN from the coding sequence ATGTCCGAGAAGCATTCAGGTTCCTCGCCGCGCTGGTACGGCGTGGCGGTCGCGGCACTGGTGGCGGCGTTCTTGTCGCTCGGTTTCGGCGCGACGGCGCAGGCAACACCGGACACCTCGCAGACCGCGCAGACCCAGCTGACGAAGGACTACTGCGGGGGCTCCGGCATCAGCAAGTGGGTGCCCGATCGCTGGTTCAAAGCGGAGTTCAGCGACTCGTGCGCGAAGCACGATCGGTGCTACTCGCGCGCCAGCAGCACCGATCGGCTCGTCTGTGACAAGAACCTGCTGCAGGACCTGCGCGGCGCCTGCGCCCAGGCCTACCCCTCCGGCCTGAAGGGCGCGACCTGCCGCGGGGTGGCCAGGACCTACTACGAAGCAGTACGGAAGTTCGCCAAGGGCCACTACCACGGCTCGGGCAACCCGAACTAG
- a CDS encoding sensor histidine kinase encodes MIAEIVILAALNLELFVRKILPHGLPLAELGYFLAGLVVGALALLRRRYPGRTAVLTTSAIALSLVYSLVGLLAEPAATLGGDPEVFALALLVGASCHRLSTPQAAGLVALGGAAIAVAPLARYGVSLLTLVTVVLWLMLWGCSVVVGLILRDGDTRREAALAAARNRERLDLARELHDLVAHHITGVVVRTQAAGVVLAGGPEQELLQEIEHAGAEALAAVRRLVMMLRSPEEAPSFTTGGLVETVEAAVDGDTAVTLKLAPGLAELAVTPETVSTVHRVVLEALTNVRKHAPEAQQIVVDVAPATAERTLRVEVRNDGLRQTRARRAPGGYGLVGMRERIMALEGRLTAGEHGARGWRVLAELPLPALTPTVRPTGRGMAQ; translated from the coding sequence GTGATTGCGGAGATCGTGATCTTGGCCGCGCTGAACCTCGAGCTGTTCGTGCGCAAAATCCTTCCGCATGGCCTGCCGCTCGCCGAACTCGGCTACTTCCTCGCCGGGCTGGTGGTCGGGGCGCTCGCCCTGCTACGCCGCCGATATCCCGGGCGGACCGCCGTCCTCACCACGTCCGCCATCGCGCTTTCCCTGGTCTACAGCCTGGTCGGCCTGCTCGCCGAGCCTGCCGCGACGCTCGGTGGCGACCCCGAGGTCTTCGCGCTGGCCCTCCTGGTCGGCGCGAGCTGCCACCGGCTGTCCACGCCACAGGCCGCCGGGCTGGTCGCGCTCGGCGGAGCGGCGATCGCCGTCGCGCCCCTGGCGCGGTACGGAGTCAGTCTCCTCACCCTCGTCACCGTGGTGCTCTGGCTGATGCTGTGGGGATGCAGCGTCGTGGTCGGGCTGATCCTGCGCGACGGTGACACCCGCCGCGAAGCAGCGCTGGCCGCCGCCCGGAACCGGGAACGGCTGGATCTGGCCCGCGAGTTGCACGATCTGGTCGCGCACCACATCACCGGCGTCGTGGTGCGCACGCAGGCGGCCGGCGTGGTGCTCGCAGGCGGCCCGGAACAGGAGCTCCTCCAGGAGATCGAGCATGCCGGAGCAGAGGCGCTGGCCGCCGTGCGGCGGTTGGTCATGATGTTGCGCAGCCCCGAAGAAGCCCCGTCCTTCACAACCGGAGGCCTGGTGGAGACAGTCGAAGCAGCCGTCGACGGCGACACCGCAGTCACTCTCAAGCTGGCACCCGGGCTGGCCGAGCTGGCCGTGACCCCGGAAACGGTTTCCACCGTTCACCGGGTGGTCCTCGAAGCGCTGACCAACGTGCGCAAGCACGCCCCGGAAGCCCAGCAGATCGTGGTCGACGTGGCGCCCGCGACGGCCGAGAGGACCTTGCGGGTCGAGGTGCGCAACGACGGGCTCCGGCAGACCCGCGCCCGCCGCGCACCGGGCGGGTACGGGCTGGTCGGGATGCGCGAGCGGATCATGGCGCTGGAAGGCAGGCTGACCGCGGGAGAACACGGTGCACGCGGCTGGCGGGTACTGGCCGAACTTCCGCTGCCCGCCCTCACGCCGACCGTCCGTCCGACCGGAAGGGGGATGGCGCAATGA
- a CDS encoding response regulator — MTLRVLLADDQAMVRTGFRLILEREAGFEVVGEAGDGRQAVARARELRPDVTLMDIRMPLVDGLAATRLLAGPDVADPLRVLVVTTFDLDELVHEALHAGASGFLLKDAGPRLLVEAVRAAANGEALVSPSITTRLLAHFAQPSSAARPADPPLTQREVEVTKALARGRTNAEITGELVISLSTVKSHLSSIQRKIAARNRTEIVVWAWESGLVR, encoded by the coding sequence ATGACCTTGCGGGTTCTGCTGGCCGACGATCAGGCCATGGTGCGCACCGGTTTCCGGCTGATCCTGGAACGGGAGGCCGGGTTCGAGGTGGTCGGCGAGGCCGGGGACGGCAGGCAGGCGGTGGCGCGCGCCCGCGAGCTGCGTCCGGACGTCACGCTGATGGACATCCGGATGCCGCTGGTGGACGGTCTGGCCGCGACCCGGCTGCTGGCCGGGCCGGACGTGGCCGATCCGCTGCGGGTGCTGGTCGTGACGACCTTCGATCTCGACGAGCTGGTGCACGAGGCCCTGCATGCCGGGGCCTCGGGATTCCTGCTGAAGGACGCCGGCCCGCGGCTGCTCGTGGAGGCGGTGCGGGCGGCCGCGAACGGCGAGGCACTCGTCTCCCCGTCGATCACCACCCGGCTGCTGGCCCACTTCGCCCAGCCGAGCAGTGCGGCCCGCCCTGCCGATCCACCGCTGACCCAGCGCGAAGTCGAGGTGACCAAGGCGCTCGCCCGCGGCCGGACGAATGCGGAGATCACCGGGGAGCTGGTCATCTCGCTGTCCACGGTGAAGAGCCATCTCTCCTCGATCCAGCGCAAGATCGCCGCCCGCAACCGCACCGAGATCGTGGTCTGGGCCTGGGAATC